A window of the Dioscorea cayenensis subsp. rotundata cultivar TDr96_F1 chromosome 14, TDr96_F1_v2_PseudoChromosome.rev07_lg8_w22 25.fasta, whole genome shotgun sequence genome harbors these coding sequences:
- the LOC120275989 gene encoding uncharacterized protein LOC120275989 produces the protein MIKSSSEPSLWFPGKKIEGVAIKPMTVRAAEIAKSREELLGLLHDLPESEYELSLTDLVQKETQDDGATTPKDMIKTLIEEDGFGASLVKERKKRRSSASSRGSSSEGVLLNVYMPISLTRSLTTNSAQRSHISKAPSIDCSKRDRETPRLGCWSAIWVKGRGKRRTEGLELKASVKI, from the exons ATGATCAAAAGTAGCTCAGAGCCATCACTATGGTTTCCGGGGAAGAAAATTGAAGGAGTAGCAATCAAACCAATGACTGTTAGAGCAGCCGAGATCGCGAAAAGCCGAGAAGAGCTTCTCGGCCTTCTTCACGACTTACCGGAATCCGAATACGAGCTTTCCCTCACTGACTTAGTTCAAAAAGAGACTCAAGATGATGGTGCAACAACCCCTAAGGACATGATCAAAACTTTAATAGAAGAAGATGGTTTTGGTGCTTCACTAGTtaaggagagaaagaagagaagaagtaGTGCTAGTAGTAGAGGAAGTAGTAGTGAAGGAGTCTTACTTAATGTTTACATGCCTATTTCTTTAACTCGCAGCCTTACTACTAATTCAGCTCAACGTTCACATATTTCTAAAGCTCCTTCAATTGATTGTTCTAAAAG GGACAGAGAAACTCCAAGACTGGGATGTTGGTCAGCAATTTGGGTCAaaggaagaggaaaaagaagaacagaAGGGTTGGAATTGAAGGCTAGTGTGAAGATCTAA
- the LOC120275305 gene encoding uncharacterized protein At4g14342, with translation MQASDRFNINSQLEHLQAKYVGTGHADLNRFEWAVNIQRDSYASYIGHYPMLAYFAIAENESIGRERYNFMQRMLLPCGPPPERDEE, from the exons ATGCAG GCAAGTGACAGATTCAACATTAATTCACAGCTTGAACATCTCCAAGCTAAATATGTTGGAACAGGCCATGCAGATTTAAACAGATT TGAATGGGCTGTGAACATCCAACGAGATAGCTATGCTTCTTACATCGGTCACTATCCAATGTTGGCCTATTTTGCCATCGCCGAAAATGAATCAATTGGAAGAGAACGCTACAATTTTATGCAA AGAATGTTGTTACCATGCGGTCCACCCCCGGAGAGAGACGAAGAATGA